The Acidobacteriota bacterium genome segment AGTGGTCGCAGCACGTGCGGGCGGCGCGACGCATCGGGATGACGGACGAGGAGATCCGGCGGATCGCGGTCGGCGCGGCGGCGCCGGGCTGGGATCCGTTCGACGCGGCGCTCATCCGGGCGACCGACGAGCTGCACCGGGACGATACCGTCTCCGCCGCGACATGGGCGGCGCTCTCCACGCGCTACGGCGTAGCGGAGCTCATCGACGTCGTGATCACGGTCGCCGGCTACCGGATGGTCTCCATCGCCCTCAACTCGCTCGGCACGCAGCTCGAACCCGATCGGCCCCGCTTTCCCGACGTGCCGCGCTGAGGTCCGGCTCCCGATTCGGCGCCGCGGGCAGCTTGCGGCGCGAGATGCCGGCGCGTCCCGCATGGCGTCGAGGCGGGCCGGCCGCGATCAGGCCTGCCGCGGATAGATCTGCTTCGTCTCGACGATGTCGTAGTGTTCGAACACGTCGTTGACGATGTAGGGATCCTGCGCGTAGGTCGCCTTCGCCTCCTCCAGGTTGTCCGCCTCGAGGATGATCAGGCTGCCCGCCACGTCGTCGGCGCCGCGCAGGAGCGGGCCGCCGTGGCGCAGGCGTCCGGCCTCGTCCAGCCGGTTCATGTGCTCGATGTGCGCCGGACGGGTCCGTGCGCGGCGGTCGGGATCGGGGTCGCGGGCGATCAGGGCATAGAGCGGCATGGCGTGATGTTTCTCCAGGCGTTCGCGGGAGTCCCCGGGGCGCGCGCCCGGTAGCGGCGGCGCGGCGTTCGCCGTATTGTAGGTGACATGGGTGCACCGAAGCATGAGACGGGTGGGCGGCCGGGGCGCGCCGTGGTGTGGTCGTGGTGCCTGTACGACTGGGCGAACTCCGCGTTCACGACGCTGGTCGTCACGTTCATCTACTCGGCCTATTTCACCGCGGCCTTCGCCGAGGATCCCGGGCGGGGAACCGCCCTCTGGTCGCGCGGCATCATGGTGAGCGCGCTGGCCATCGCGGCGCTGGCGCCGATAGCGGGCGCGCTGGCGGACCGGGGCGGCCGGCGGAGGTATCTGATCCTGTGCTCGCTCCTCTGCGTCGCCGCGACCGCGGCGCTGACGTTCGTGCGGCCGGACCAGCCGAACGCGGTCGTTATCGCGCTCTCGGTGTTCGTGGTGGCGAACGTGGCGTTCGAGCTGGGGCTGGTCTTCTACAACGCGTTTCTCGCGTCTCTCGCCCCGCCGGAGCGGATCGGGCGCATCTCCGGCTACGGATGGGGGCTCGGCTACTTCGGCGGGCTGGGCGCGCTGGCGGTGGCGCTGGTGGTGTTCGTGCCGGAGACGCCGCTGTTCGGGATCCCGACCGGCGAGGGCTTCAATCTGCGGGCCACCAACCTGCTGGTGGCGGGCTGGTTCCTCCTCTTCAGCATTCCGGCGTTCCTGTACCTGCGGGACGAGTCGGGAACGGGCCGCGGCGTCGACGTCGGCCAGGCCTTTCGCGACCTGGCGGCCACCGTGCGCCATCTGCGGCGCTACCGGCAGGTGGTGCGCTTCCTGGTGGCGCGGCTCCTCTACAACGACGGCCTGGTGACGATATTCGCGTTCGGCGGCATCTATGCGGTCGGCACCTTCGGTTTCAGCTTCGCGGAGCTCGTGACGTTCGGCATCGTCCTCAACGTCGGCGCGGGGCTGGGGGCGTTGGCGTTCGGCTTCGTCGACGACCGCATCGGCGGCAAGGCCACCATCGGACTCAGCGTGGCCGCGCTGTCGGTGGCCACGCTGGTGGGAGCGCTGGCGCCGACCAGGACCTGGTTCTGGGTCTCGGCCATCCTGGTGGGGATCTTCATCGGGCCGAACCAGTCGGCCAGCCGGTCGCTCATGGCGCGCTTCGTCCCGGCGAAGCACGAGTCGGAGTTCTTCGGCTTCTTCGCGTTCTCCGGAAAGGTGACCTCCTTCCTCGGCCCCGCGTTGCTCGGCGTGCTGAGCGACGTCTACAGCCAGCGCATCGGCGTGGGCAGCCTGCTGGTCTTCTTCGTGCTGGGCGGCCTGATTCTCTGGCGTGTCGACGAACGGGAGGGCATCGCGGCGGCCGGCCGGGCATAGAGCGCAGCGGCAACCCGGCGAGCGCGGCGCCCCGGTTCCGAGTTCCTCCCCGGACTGCCAGGTGGTAGAGTAGGAATGAGGGAGTGCCCCGGCGTGCCGATACGCCGAGGCGCATCTACTGGGGAGGCTGCCATGAAACGTCTGGTTACCTGGAGCGCGGCGCTGGTCGTCGGCGTGTCGTTGATAACCGGTGTCGCGTCCGTGACGCTGGCCCAGGATGCAGACTCGTGGATGCGGGTCGACTATCTGCAGGTGCTGCCCCGGGAGCTCGACGAGTTCATAGAGCTGCAGCTCGAGGAGGTCAATCCCGCTCTGCAGCGTGCCGGCGTGCCGTGGCGCTCGGCGTGGCGCACGGCGGAGTTCGGCAACACGTACGAGCGGCTCTTCGTGACGCCCATGGAGAGCCTCGCGGAGCTCGACTTCGGTGGACCGCTCGGCCGCGTCCTCGAGCCCGACCGGCTGGCGCGCATCGCCGATCGGGTGCGCCGCACCCTTGCCAGCCGGCAAAGCTACGCCGTGCGGTATCGCCCGGACCTGAGCGTCGAATCGGATGACGTCAGCGGGCTGTCGCTCGCCTGGATCACCAGCGTGCAGGTGGCTCCGGGCCGGAACGCCGATTGGGAGGCGTTCCTCCGAGAGAACACCCCGCAGTTCCGCGGCGCGGACGTGGTCTTCGGCGTCTACGAGCGCGTGTTCGGGCCGGGACCCGCGGTGTGGCAGATCGTCGAGAACCACGCGAGCTTCTCAGAGCTCGATCGACCCACCATCCTGCAGCGGACCTTCGGGGAGCAGGCCGATCAGGTCGCGGCCCGCCTGGCCGGCGTTCTCCTGTCCATCGAGCGCACCGTCCTGCGGTACGACCCGGAGCTCAGCTTCTCGGCCGCGCAGTAGCACGGGGCCGGCGCCCCGAAACGCCTCGCAGGCTCGGCCTCTCGGCCCATCCCCCCGCTCCAGGAGCGGGGAGCCGCGATATACAATGCGGCTCTCTTCACGTCCGGCGGGAGGCCGGAAACAGCCATGCGATTCATCAATGTCATCACGCTGTGCGCCGCGCTGCTGACGGTCGGCCTGCCGGCCGGGGCGGCGGCCCAGTCGCCGGATGCGGACGGCGCCGACTGGCCGCTGTACCGCGGCAACCTGGCGGGAACCGGGTACTCGCCGCTGACCGCCATCGCCCCGGACAACGTCGCCGGCCTGGCTCGCGCCTGGACCTACGACCTGAACCGCGTCGCCCCGGATCCTTCCGGCCGCGGGCCGAACTCGCAGGTGACGCCCATCGTGGTCGACGGTGTGATGTATCTTTCGGCCGCCGATCGCGTGGTCGCGCTCCGCCCGGAGACGGGGGAGGAGATCTGGAGCCGCCCGGTGGCCGGCCGTCCGCCGTCCCGCCGGGGCGTCGCCTACTGGCCCGGCGATGACGAGCACGAGCCGCGCATCCTGTTCACCACCGGTCCCGAGCTGCATGCGGTGGAGGCGGCCAGCGGTGCGCCGGCGGCCGGCTTCGGCGACAACGGCGCCATCGGCCTGGGCATCCCCTACAACTCCGTGCCGTTCGTCTTCGGGCGCGTCGCCGTGGT includes the following:
- a CDS encoding MFS transporter; protein product: MGAPKHETGGRPGRAVVWSWCLYDWANSAFTTLVVTFIYSAYFTAAFAEDPGRGTALWSRGIMVSALAIAALAPIAGALADRGGRRRYLILCSLLCVAATAALTFVRPDQPNAVVIALSVFVVANVAFELGLVFYNAFLASLAPPERIGRISGYGWGLGYFGGLGALAVALVVFVPETPLFGIPTGEGFNLRATNLLVAGWFLLFSIPAFLYLRDESGTGRGVDVGQAFRDLAATVRHLRRYRQVVRFLVARLLYNDGLVTIFAFGGIYAVGTFGFSFAELVTFGIVLNVGAGLGALAFGFVDDRIGGKATIGLSVAALSVATLVGALAPTRTWFWVSAILVGIFIGPNQSASRSLMARFVPAKHESEFFGFFAFSGKVTSFLGPALLGVLSDVYSQRIGVGSLLVFFVLGGLILWRVDEREGIAAAGRA